The following proteins are encoded in a genomic region of Burkholderia cepacia:
- a CDS encoding ferredoxin--NADP reductase gives MSDPRFHRLTVAEVIAESDDACSFVFDVPAALRDAFAYRPGQFLTLNVPCADATLARCYSLSSAPGIDAAPKITVKRVRDGRASNWLCDRVKAGDALDVLPPAGVFTPRALDGDLLLFAGGSGITPVLSILKSALVHGRGMLTLIYANRDERSVIFRDELQQLAQRHPGRVRVIHWLDSVQGIPQQRHLEELARPFSQQETFICGPALFMENALAAMLGLGLPRARVHVERFASLPDAPAQADTAAQAVATAASGDGAAIETVLDGDAFAFDSAPGETLLDAMLRAGVPAPNSCRMGQCGACMCRIERGEVALDSNHVLDEDEIAAGWTLACCARPASDALRVVFPD, from the coding sequence ATGAGCGATCCACGCTTCCACCGGCTGACCGTGGCCGAAGTGATAGCCGAAAGCGACGACGCGTGCTCGTTCGTATTCGACGTACCGGCCGCGCTGCGCGACGCGTTCGCGTACCGGCCCGGGCAGTTCCTGACGCTGAACGTGCCGTGCGCGGACGCGACGCTCGCGCGCTGCTATTCGCTGTCGAGCGCGCCCGGCATCGACGCCGCGCCGAAGATCACCGTCAAGCGCGTGCGCGACGGCCGTGCGTCGAACTGGCTGTGCGACCGCGTGAAGGCCGGCGACGCGCTCGACGTGCTGCCGCCGGCTGGCGTATTCACGCCGCGCGCGCTTGACGGCGACCTGCTGCTGTTCGCGGGCGGCAGCGGCATCACGCCCGTGCTGTCGATCCTGAAATCGGCGCTCGTGCACGGGCGCGGGATGTTGACGCTGATCTATGCGAACCGTGACGAACGCTCGGTGATTTTCCGCGACGAGTTGCAACAGCTCGCACAGCGCCATCCGGGCCGCGTGCGCGTGATCCACTGGCTCGACAGCGTGCAGGGCATCCCGCAGCAGCGTCATCTCGAGGAACTCGCGCGACCGTTCAGCCAGCAGGAGACGTTCATCTGCGGGCCCGCGCTGTTCATGGAGAACGCGCTGGCCGCGATGCTCGGCCTCGGGCTGCCGCGTGCGCGTGTGCATGTCGAGCGATTCGCATCACTACCCGATGCACCGGCGCAGGCCGACACCGCTGCGCAGGCCGTGGCGACGGCTGCGTCCGGCGACGGCGCGGCGATCGAGACGGTGCTCGACGGCGACGCGTTCGCATTCGACAGCGCGCCCGGCGAAACGCTGCTCGACGCAATGCTGCGCGCGGGCGTGCCGGCGCCGAATTCCTGCCGGATGGGGCAGTGCGGCGCATGCATGTGCCGGATCGAGCGCGGCGAGGTAGCGCTCGACAGCAACCATGTGCTGGATGAAGACGAGATCGCGGCCGGCTGGACGCTCGCCTGCTGCGCCCGGCCCGCGAGCGACGCGCTGCGCGTGGTGTTCCCCGACTGA
- a CDS encoding FadD3 family acyl-CoA ligase: MTMDNEILTTPALIARAAARHGAHPAIESEHGRLTYAELDAARLDAARALLASGIEAGDRIAVWAPNLPQWIVAALAIHTVGAILVPVNTRMKGMEVGGILHDGGARLLFCCGTFLGESYPAMLASHRPATLERVVVFDGEPPSGGRDETWNAFLARGAAVPLAAVREREAQVTPDTVMDLMFTSGTTGRPKGVMTAHGQNLRAAQAWAAIAGVRQDDRYLIVNPFFHTFGYKAGWLAALSSGATVLPHLVFQPADVLRRVADDRVSVLPGPPTLYYALLDAPDRATRNLSSLRIAVTGAAAIAPSLIERMRAELGFETVLTGYGLTESCGFATLCRQGDAAETVAYTSGRPMPDVELRIAGPGGEALGPDETGEIWVRGYNVMRGYFNQPDATRETVDADGWLHTGDLGCVDPDGNLKITDRIKDMFIVGGFNCYPAEIERLLAAHPAIAQVALVGVPDTRLGEVGHAYVVLRPGAHADAGELNDWARNNMANYKVPRFFTFVEQLPTSAAGKVLKYRLRAAAEATA; encoded by the coding sequence ATGACGATGGACAATGAAATCCTGACGACGCCCGCGCTGATCGCGCGGGCAGCCGCGCGCCACGGCGCGCATCCGGCGATCGAGTCGGAGCACGGCCGGCTGACCTACGCGGAACTCGACGCCGCGCGTCTCGACGCGGCCCGTGCGCTGCTCGCGAGCGGCATCGAGGCCGGCGACCGCATCGCGGTCTGGGCGCCGAACCTGCCGCAATGGATCGTCGCGGCGCTGGCGATTCACACCGTCGGCGCGATCCTGGTGCCGGTCAATACGCGGATGAAGGGGATGGAGGTGGGCGGGATCCTGCACGACGGCGGCGCGCGGCTGCTGTTCTGCTGCGGCACCTTCCTCGGCGAATCGTATCCGGCGATGCTCGCGTCGCATCGGCCCGCGACGCTCGAGCGTGTCGTCGTGTTCGACGGCGAACCGCCGTCCGGCGGCCGCGACGAGACCTGGAACGCGTTCCTCGCGCGCGGCGCGGCGGTGCCGCTTGCCGCCGTGCGCGAGCGTGAGGCACAGGTGACGCCCGACACCGTGATGGACCTGATGTTCACTTCCGGCACGACGGGCCGCCCGAAGGGCGTGATGACCGCGCATGGCCAGAACCTGCGCGCCGCGCAGGCGTGGGCGGCGATCGCGGGCGTACGCCAGGACGACCGCTACCTGATCGTCAATCCGTTCTTCCATACGTTCGGCTACAAGGCCGGCTGGCTCGCCGCGCTGTCGAGCGGCGCGACCGTGCTGCCGCATCTCGTGTTCCAGCCGGCCGACGTGCTGCGGCGCGTCGCCGACGATCGCGTGTCGGTGCTGCCCGGCCCGCCGACGCTGTACTACGCGTTGCTCGACGCGCCCGATCGCGCGACGCGAAACCTGTCGTCGCTGCGGATCGCGGTGACGGGAGCGGCGGCGATCGCCCCGAGCCTGATCGAGCGGATGCGCGCGGAGCTTGGCTTCGAGACGGTGTTGACCGGCTACGGGCTGACCGAATCGTGCGGCTTCGCGACGCTGTGCCGTCAAGGCGACGCTGCGGAGACAGTTGCCTATACGTCGGGCCGGCCGATGCCGGACGTCGAGCTGCGCATCGCGGGGCCGGGCGGCGAAGCGCTCGGGCCGGACGAGACCGGCGAGATCTGGGTGCGCGGCTACAACGTGATGCGCGGCTACTTCAACCAGCCGGACGCGACACGCGAGACCGTCGATGCGGACGGCTGGCTGCATACGGGCGACCTCGGCTGCGTCGATCCGGACGGAAACCTGAAGATCACGGACCGCATCAAGGACATGTTCATCGTCGGCGGCTTCAACTGCTATCCGGCGGAGATCGAGCGGCTGCTCGCCGCGCACCCGGCGATCGCGCAGGTCGCGCTGGTCGGCGTGCCCGATACGCGGCTCGGCGAGGTCGGTCACGCGTATGTCGTGCTGCGTCCGGGCGCGCATGCCGATGCCGGCGAACTGAACGACTGGGCGCGCAACAACATGGCGAACTACAAGGTGCCGAGATTTTTCACGTTCGTCGAGCAACTGCCGACGAGCGCGGCAGGGAAGGTGCTGAAGTACCGGTTGCGTGCGGCCGCCGAGGCGACGGCCTGA
- a CDS encoding SDR family NAD(P)-dependent oxidoreductase, with translation MNDNGFPQGAVLVFGGSGGIGQGVALEFARAGVPVAVGYRSKADVAERVARDIRGEGVAATTHCVDVTDPAQVDAALAAAIDAHGRVHTVVWAAGPFVNQRHIGDMTHDDWRRAIDVETIGFFVAAKAALPHFRASGGGSFVTLGSAGHLRWPDRDGLSVAPKAANEALVKGLAREEGRYNIRANSILVGVIEAGMFPVLLEQGQFDQAWIDETQKMLALKRWGKAHDVGRAAVFLASDRADYVTGQQLNVSGGYGL, from the coding sequence ATGAACGACAACGGATTTCCGCAGGGCGCGGTGCTCGTGTTCGGCGGCAGCGGCGGGATCGGGCAGGGCGTCGCGCTCGAGTTCGCGCGTGCCGGCGTGCCGGTCGCGGTGGGCTACCGCAGCAAGGCCGACGTGGCCGAGCGTGTCGCGCGCGACATTCGCGGCGAAGGCGTCGCGGCCACCACGCACTGCGTGGACGTGACCGATCCCGCGCAGGTCGACGCCGCGCTCGCGGCCGCGATCGACGCGCATGGACGCGTGCACACGGTCGTCTGGGCGGCCGGGCCGTTCGTGAACCAGCGTCATATCGGCGACATGACGCACGACGACTGGCGCCGCGCGATCGACGTCGAGACGATCGGCTTCTTCGTGGCCGCGAAGGCCGCGCTGCCGCATTTCCGTGCATCGGGCGGCGGGTCGTTCGTGACGCTCGGGTCGGCCGGGCATTTGCGCTGGCCCGATCGCGACGGGCTGTCGGTCGCACCGAAGGCGGCGAACGAGGCACTGGTGAAAGGGCTGGCGCGCGAGGAAGGGCGCTACAACATTCGCGCGAATTCGATCCTGGTCGGCGTGATCGAGGCCGGGATGTTTCCGGTGCTGCTCGAACAGGGGCAGTTCGACCAGGCGTGGATCGACGAGACGCAGAAGATGCTCGCGCTCAAGCGCTGGGGGAAGGCGCACGACGTCGGACGGGCGGCGGTGTTTCTGGCGTCGGATCGGGCTGACTACGTCACCGGGCAGCAGTTGAATGTTTCGGGTGGGTACGGGTTGTAA
- a CDS encoding FitA-like ribbon-helix-helix domain-containing protein encodes MANLLVRNVDDSIVQSLREQAAANGRSAEAEHRAILADALGRPKRKTFAQVLMSMPEVGEDADFQRVQDSGEARRVFD; translated from the coding sequence ATGGCAAATCTACTGGTGCGTAACGTGGATGACAGTATCGTTCAGAGCCTGCGCGAGCAGGCTGCGGCAAATGGCAGGAGTGCCGAGGCCGAACATCGGGCCATTCTGGCCGATGCGCTTGGCCGGCCGAAGCGAAAGACATTTGCGCAAGTGCTGATGAGCATGCCCGAGGTTGGCGAAGACGCGGATTTCCAACGTGTTCAGGATTCCGGCGAGGCCAGGCGTGTATTTGATTGA
- a CDS encoding type II toxin-antitoxin system VapC family toxin, which translates to MYLIDTNVISEIRKGKRTNRGVRAFFRQAAADASPLYLSVVTVAELRRGVDLIRHRGDHPQASALEAWMATILAGYAPNILPVDIEVSQMWGHLRVPDPTHELDKLIAATALINDLTVVTRNVADFARTGVRLLNPFD; encoded by the coding sequence GTGTATTTGATTGATACGAACGTCATCAGCGAAATCAGGAAGGGCAAGCGAACCAACCGTGGCGTGCGGGCGTTCTTCAGGCAGGCCGCGGCCGACGCCAGCCCGCTTTACCTGTCCGTCGTGACAGTTGCTGAACTTCGCCGCGGCGTCGATCTGATCCGTCATCGCGGCGATCACCCCCAGGCGTCGGCGCTCGAGGCATGGATGGCGACGATCCTGGCCGGCTATGCACCGAACATCCTGCCGGTCGACATCGAGGTCAGCCAGATGTGGGGGCATTTGCGCGTGCCCGATCCGACGCACGAACTCGACAAGCTGATCGCGGCCACCGCGCTGATCAACGATCTCACCGTGGTCACGCGCAACGTCGCGGATTTTGCCCGCACGGGCGTCAGGTTGCTGAACCCGTTCGACTGA
- a CDS encoding VOC family protein — MIDVRALGYVVVEATRVDAWRRYAEDVLGMQALDAPDGALYLKMDERDFRYVIVPGSTDRYFASGWELPDGAAFDAALAALQRAGVEPVRATRDEAALRRVQAMAWCTDPSGNRHELYWGARCDFRRFVSPLGVAHFVTGDMGLGHAVLPAPQFDATDAFVRGVLGFELSDIYRVKFTPDPAEPEKRIHFMHCRNARHHSLALFEMAVPSGCVHVMAEVDSMDEVGRALDRVAAHDVKMSATLGRHCNDQMISFYMKTPGGFDLEYGFGGLTVDWSKHAVFEATKVSQWGHDFSIGYR, encoded by the coding sequence ATGATCGATGTCCGTGCGCTTGGCTATGTCGTCGTCGAGGCGACGCGCGTCGATGCGTGGCGCCGCTACGCGGAAGACGTGCTGGGCATGCAGGCGCTCGACGCGCCCGACGGCGCGTTGTACCTGAAGATGGACGAGCGCGATTTCCGCTACGTGATCGTCCCCGGCTCGACCGACCGCTATTTCGCGTCGGGCTGGGAACTGCCCGACGGCGCCGCGTTCGACGCCGCGCTGGCGGCACTGCAGCGGGCGGGCGTCGAGCCCGTGCGCGCGACCCGCGACGAAGCCGCGCTGCGCCGCGTGCAGGCGATGGCGTGGTGCACCGACCCGTCCGGTAACCGCCACGAGCTGTACTGGGGCGCGCGCTGCGACTTCCGCCGCTTCGTGTCGCCGCTGGGCGTCGCGCATTTCGTCACCGGCGACATGGGGCTCGGCCACGCGGTGCTGCCCGCGCCGCAGTTCGACGCGACCGATGCATTCGTGCGCGGCGTGCTCGGTTTCGAGCTGTCCGACATCTACCGCGTGAAATTCACGCCCGATCCGGCCGAACCCGAGAAACGCATCCATTTCATGCACTGCCGCAACGCGCGCCATCACAGCCTCGCGCTGTTCGAGATGGCCGTGCCGTCGGGCTGCGTGCACGTGATGGCCGAAGTCGATTCGATGGACGAAGTGGGCCGCGCGCTGGATCGCGTTGCCGCGCACGACGTGAAGATGTCCGCGACGCTCGGCCGTCACTGCAACGACCAGATGATCTCTTTCTACATGAAGACCCCCGGCGGCTTCGATCTCGAATACGGCTTCGGCGGCCTCACGGTCGACTGGTCGAAGCACGCGGTGTTCGAGGCCACCAAGGTGAGCCAGTGGGGCCACGATTTCAGCATCGGATACCGGTAA
- a CDS encoding CoA transferase subunit A yields MTMKPLDKTMSARDVVAQLADGMTIGIGGWGPRRKPMALVREIARSNLKDLTIVAYGGADVGLLCAAAKVRKVVFGFVSLDVIPLEPQFRRAREQGRIDVLELDEGMLQLGLRAAAARLPFLPTRAGLGTALLDHAPALRTVQSPYDDGETLLAMPAIELDVALLHVNAADRMGNTRIDGPDPFFDAWMARAAQRCFVSAETVDASIATEDLDAAKRNPFERSLVTGVVHAPGGAHPTSCGPAYGWDLPHLRAYCASAEDDAKTAAYLRDVVGQDERQYLEGVGGLSHVTTLPLPIL; encoded by the coding sequence ATGACGATGAAACCTCTCGACAAAACGATGTCCGCGCGCGACGTGGTCGCGCAACTCGCCGACGGCATGACGATCGGCATTGGCGGATGGGGGCCGCGGCGCAAGCCGATGGCACTGGTGCGCGAGATCGCGCGCTCGAACCTGAAGGACCTGACGATCGTCGCCTACGGCGGCGCCGATGTCGGCCTGCTTTGCGCTGCGGCCAAGGTACGCAAGGTGGTGTTCGGCTTCGTGTCGCTCGACGTAATCCCGCTCGAGCCGCAATTCCGCCGGGCGCGTGAACAGGGCCGCATCGACGTGCTCGAACTCGACGAAGGGATGCTGCAGCTCGGCCTGCGCGCGGCCGCCGCGCGCCTGCCGTTCCTGCCGACGCGCGCCGGGCTCGGCACCGCGCTGCTCGATCACGCGCCGGCGCTGCGCACGGTGCAATCGCCGTACGACGATGGCGAAACGCTGCTCGCGATGCCCGCGATCGAACTCGACGTCGCGCTGTTGCACGTGAACGCGGCCGACCGGATGGGCAACACGCGCATCGATGGCCCCGATCCGTTCTTCGATGCGTGGATGGCGCGTGCCGCGCAGCGCTGCTTCGTGTCGGCGGAAACGGTCGACGCGTCGATTGCGACGGAAGACCTCGACGCCGCGAAACGCAATCCGTTCGAGCGCTCGCTCGTCACGGGCGTCGTGCACGCGCCGGGCGGCGCGCACCCGACGTCGTGCGGGCCCGCCTACGGCTGGGACCTGCCGCACCTGCGCGCGTACTGCGCCAGCGCGGAAGACGACGCGAAAACGGCGGCGTACCTGCGCGACGTGGTCGGCCAGGACGAACGCCAGTACCTCGAAGGCGTCGGCGGCCTGTCGCATGTGACGACGCTGCCGTTGCCGATTCTGTAA
- a CDS encoding CoA-transferase subunit beta, translating into MSESLDHSLAELMIVASARLWRDDGEVLATGIGTGPRLAAGLARLAYNNGLMLTDGEAYLVEEPVPLGPRPDGFRVKASGWMTYERVFDCLWHGRRHALVMPTQIDRFGQANISWLGDDYARPKTQLLGARGFPGNSTNHANSFFVSGHGKRTFVESEVDMVCTVGYNPARRLPGMKTFVDLRSIVTDLCVMDFGGPDHAIRVRSLHPGVSFDEVQDATGFPLIAAPDLGTTAPPNAEDLRIVRALDPHNLRATIVRNNPAPRRG; encoded by the coding sequence GTGAGCGAATCTCTCGACCATTCCCTCGCGGAACTGATGATCGTCGCGTCCGCGCGACTCTGGCGCGACGACGGCGAAGTGCTGGCGACCGGCATCGGCACGGGCCCGCGGCTCGCGGCCGGCCTCGCGCGGCTCGCGTACAACAACGGACTGATGCTGACCGACGGCGAAGCGTATCTCGTCGAGGAGCCGGTGCCGCTCGGTCCGCGCCCCGACGGCTTTCGCGTGAAGGCGAGCGGCTGGATGACCTACGAACGCGTGTTCGACTGTCTGTGGCACGGCCGCCGCCACGCGCTCGTGATGCCGACCCAGATCGACCGTTTCGGCCAGGCCAACATCTCGTGGCTCGGCGACGACTACGCCCGCCCGAAAACCCAGCTGCTCGGTGCCCGCGGTTTCCCCGGCAACTCGACGAACCACGCGAACTCGTTCTTCGTCAGCGGCCACGGCAAGCGCACGTTCGTCGAAAGCGAAGTCGACATGGTGTGCACGGTCGGCTACAACCCGGCGCGCCGGCTGCCGGGAATGAAGACCTTCGTCGACCTGCGCAGCATCGTCACCGACCTGTGCGTGATGGATTTCGGCGGCCCCGACCACGCGATCCGCGTGCGTTCGCTGCACCCGGGCGTGAGCTTCGACGAAGTGCAGGACGCGACCGGCTTCCCGCTGATCGCGGCACCCGACCTCGGCACGACGGCCCCGCCGAACGCGGAAGACCTGCGCATCGTGCGTGCGCTCGATCCGCACAACCTGCGCGCGACGATCGTGCGCAACAATCCGGCGCCGCGCCGGGGATGA
- a CDS encoding enoyl-CoA hydratase: MEATQMTFGDGVVDYSVDGGIATITMNRPEYHNAQNSKMTYALDAAFRRAAHDDAVKAIVLAGAGKHFSAGHDIGTPGRDIHESFDRASLWYDHVDKEGGEFLYAREQEVYLGMCRRWRDLPKPTIAMVQGACIAGGLMLAWVCDLIVASEDAFFADPVVRMGIPGVEYFAHAYELNPRIAKEFLFLGERMPAERAYQMGMVNRVVPRERLHDATYAIAAKIATMPRLGLTLTKQALNHVEELQGKRAAMDAAFAWHHFAHAHNELVSGDRLGGYDARSMASSQRQPNGADRGDAPAPVAVNGAAA, from the coding sequence ATGGAAGCGACCCAGATGACGTTCGGCGACGGTGTCGTCGACTACTCGGTCGACGGCGGCATCGCGACGATCACGATGAACCGCCCCGAGTATCACAACGCGCAGAACTCGAAGATGACGTATGCGCTCGACGCGGCGTTCCGGCGCGCGGCGCACGACGACGCGGTGAAGGCGATCGTGCTCGCGGGCGCCGGCAAGCATTTCTCGGCCGGCCATGACATCGGCACGCCGGGCCGCGACATCCACGAGTCGTTCGATCGCGCATCGCTGTGGTACGACCACGTCGACAAGGAAGGCGGCGAATTCCTGTATGCGCGCGAGCAGGAGGTGTACCTCGGGATGTGCCGGCGCTGGCGTGACCTGCCGAAGCCGACGATCGCGATGGTGCAGGGCGCATGCATCGCGGGCGGGCTGATGCTCGCATGGGTATGCGACCTGATCGTCGCGTCGGAGGATGCGTTCTTCGCCGATCCGGTCGTGCGGATGGGGATTCCGGGCGTCGAATATTTCGCGCATGCGTACGAGCTGAATCCGCGCATCGCGAAGGAATTCCTGTTCCTCGGCGAACGGATGCCCGCCGAACGCGCGTACCAGATGGGGATGGTCAACCGCGTGGTGCCGCGCGAGCGGCTGCACGACGCAACCTACGCGATCGCCGCGAAGATCGCGACGATGCCGCGCCTCGGGCTCACGCTGACCAAGCAGGCGCTGAACCACGTCGAGGAACTGCAGGGCAAGCGTGCGGCGATGGATGCGGCGTTCGCATGGCATCACTTCGCGCATGCGCACAACGAACTCGTCAGCGGCGATCGTCTGGGCGGTTATGACGCGCGCAGCATGGCCAGCTCGCAGCGCCAGCCGAACGGCGCGGATCGCGGCGACGCGCCGGCCCCGGTCGCCGTCAACGGAGCCGCCGCATGA
- a CDS encoding NAD(P)H-dependent flavin oxidoreductase, with the protein MSTTLQSPLHTPLCDLLGCRYPIVQTAMGWVADARLVAATANAGGFGFLAGATLEPEQVEAEILKVKSLTDQPFGINFHMFQKNAAQVVDLAIKHRLRAVSYGRGPDAKTIRRFKDAGVVCMPTVGAPKHAAKAVELGADIVTVQGAEGGGHTGSVPTTLLLPKVLDAVRVPVVAAGGFFDGRGLAAALAYGASGIAMGTRFLMSAESPVPRETLERYVAVGDPARIRVSDALDGLPQRMIDNPYLLKLERFGPLRRTWFALKTAEAWRRQNGLSTGDMLGLAIKALRSHDYTASQTLMAANAPFLIQRAIVEGRPDEGVLPSGQAAAMIGAIESCDALIARIVAEAGERLDALAALRGAAAAQAA; encoded by the coding sequence ATGAGCACGACGCTGCAAAGCCCGCTGCATACGCCGCTGTGCGACCTGCTCGGTTGCCGCTATCCGATCGTGCAGACCGCGATGGGCTGGGTGGCCGACGCGCGGCTCGTCGCGGCGACCGCGAACGCCGGCGGCTTCGGATTCCTGGCCGGCGCGACGCTCGAGCCTGAGCAGGTCGAGGCCGAGATCCTGAAGGTGAAGTCGCTGACCGACCAGCCGTTCGGTATCAATTTCCACATGTTCCAGAAGAACGCCGCGCAGGTGGTCGATCTCGCGATCAAGCACCGGTTGCGCGCGGTCAGCTACGGCCGCGGGCCCGATGCGAAGACGATCCGCCGCTTCAAGGACGCCGGTGTCGTCTGCATGCCGACGGTTGGCGCGCCGAAGCATGCGGCGAAGGCCGTCGAACTCGGCGCGGACATCGTGACGGTGCAGGGCGCGGAAGGCGGCGGCCACACGGGCTCGGTGCCGACCACGCTGCTGTTGCCGAAGGTGCTCGACGCGGTGCGCGTGCCGGTGGTCGCGGCCGGCGGGTTCTTCGACGGGCGCGGGCTGGCCGCCGCGCTCGCGTACGGCGCGTCCGGTATCGCGATGGGCACCCGCTTCCTGATGAGCGCCGAATCGCCGGTGCCGCGCGAGACGCTCGAGCGCTACGTCGCGGTCGGCGATCCGGCGCGCATCCGCGTATCCGACGCACTCGACGGGCTGCCGCAACGGATGATCGACAACCCGTATCTGCTGAAGCTCGAACGCTTCGGCCCGCTGCGCCGCACGTGGTTCGCACTGAAGACGGCCGAAGCGTGGCGCCGCCAGAACGGCCTGAGCACGGGCGACATGCTCGGCCTCGCGATCAAGGCACTGCGCTCGCACGACTACACCGCGAGCCAGACGCTGATGGCGGCGAACGCACCGTTCCTGATCCAGCGCGCGATCGTCGAGGGCCGTCCCGACGAAGGCGTGCTGCCGAGCGGCCAGGCCGCCGCGATGATCGGCGCGATCGAATCGTGCGACGCGCTGATCGCACGAATCGTCGCGGAAGCCGGCGAGCGGCTCGACGCACTGGCCGCGTTGCGCGGCGCGGCAGCGGCGCAGGCCGCATGA
- a CDS encoding enoyl-CoA hydratase family protein — protein sequence MEMTASNQPAGAMPFRIDRADGIAELVIAHPPVNALDAQGWHALSRALDTLGEDDDVRVIVVRGEGRGFCAGVDIKELAAHPERIVAVNAGNYETFRAVHRNPKPVIAAVHGFVLGGGIGICGAADIVVAADCARFGVPEIDRGAMGGGAHLQRLFGVQKVRMMYFTGEMIDAAEAYRLGAVEQVVTRDTLRDAALALARKIAEKSPAMVRLAKEALNGVEDGDLEDKYRWEQGFTLQAYMTNDSTEARAAFVEKRDARFDAQATAEEARA from the coding sequence ATGGAGATGACAGCATCCAATCAACCGGCCGGCGCGATGCCGTTCCGGATCGATCGCGCAGACGGCATCGCCGAACTGGTGATCGCCCATCCGCCCGTGAACGCGCTCGACGCGCAGGGCTGGCACGCGCTCTCGCGCGCGCTCGACACACTCGGCGAGGACGACGACGTGCGCGTGATCGTCGTGCGCGGCGAAGGCCGCGGCTTCTGCGCGGGCGTCGACATCAAGGAGCTGGCCGCGCATCCGGAGCGGATCGTGGCGGTCAACGCGGGCAACTACGAGACGTTCCGCGCAGTGCACCGCAACCCGAAGCCGGTGATCGCGGCCGTGCATGGCTTCGTGCTCGGCGGCGGGATCGGCATCTGCGGCGCGGCGGACATCGTGGTCGCGGCCGATTGCGCGCGCTTCGGCGTGCCCGAGATCGACCGCGGCGCGATGGGCGGCGGCGCGCACCTGCAGCGGCTGTTCGGCGTGCAGAAGGTCCGCATGATGTATTTCACGGGCGAGATGATCGACGCGGCCGAAGCGTACCGGCTTGGCGCGGTCGAGCAGGTCGTCACGCGCGACACGCTGCGCGACGCGGCGCTCGCGCTCGCCCGCAAGATCGCGGAGAAGAGCCCGGCGATGGTGCGGCTCGCGAAGGAGGCGCTGAACGGCGTCGAGGACGGCGATCTCGAGGACAAGTACCGCTGGGAGCAGGGCTTCACGCTGCAGGCGTACATGACGAACGACTCGACGGAAGCGCGCGCCGCGTTCGTCGAGAAGCGCGACGCGCGCTTCGACGCGCAGGCAACCGCCGAGGAGGCACGCGCATGA